The following coding sequences lie in one Arachis hypogaea cultivar Tifrunner chromosome 9, arahy.Tifrunner.gnm2.J5K5, whole genome shotgun sequence genomic window:
- the LOC140175042 gene encoding F-box/kelch-repeat protein At5g15710-like: MGQSATSAEMNLEQVFPDDILLEIFRRSEPKTAVRCRALGKVWNEILSEYSFMKENTFATKGKHLNLLLQVGLAAWVYSPDNISMIDCVNGAVIPCQLPIEIDQSGWWSVIGSENGMLCLRYSINGFNSEVLVWNPLLKSLRCLEDPADKLLRQAVIGYAFGFTPRTNQYFIVHVSKRHIRDRFLHCNVYDSAYGEWRHGYIKDQRLKNLGDSSAVYRGKAFWINWVGRQSNIASDIVIFDVVTFEIQKIKISHSPNQDRKLYFQSITVFQDNCV, from the coding sequence ATGGGCCAAAGTGCTACCTCAGCAGAAATGAACTTGGAACAAGTTTTTCCGGATGATATCTTGCTTGAAATTTTTAGGAGAAGCGAGCCAAAAACAGCAGTGAGATGCAGGGCGCTAGGTAAAGTATGGAATGAGATATTATCTGAATATAGTTTTATGAAAGAGAACACGTTTGCAACTAAGGGTAAGCACTTGAATCTGCTTCTTCAGGTTGGTTTAGCTGCTTGGGTTTATTCGCCAGATAACATAAGTATGATTGATTGTGTCAATGGAGCCGTCATACCATGTCAGCTGCCTATTGAGATTGATCAATCTGGGTGGTGGAGTGTTATTGGGTCTGAAAATGGGATGCTATGCCTGAGATATAGTATCAATGGTTTTAATTCTGAGGTGTTGGTTTGGAATCCCCTTCTCAAAAGTCTTCGGTGCTTGGAAGACCCTGCTGACAAACTACTCCGTCAAGCTGTGATCGGGTATGCATTTGGTTTCACTCCTAGAACTAATCAGTATTTCATTGTACATGTATCAAAGAGGCATATCAGAGATCGATTTCTTCACTGCAATGTATATGACTCGGCTTATGGGGAATGGAGACATGGTTATATTAAGGATCAAAGGCTGAAGAATTTGGGTGATAGTTCTGCCGTATACAGAGGCAAGGCTTTTTGGATCAACTGGGTGGGAAGGCAATCCAATATTGCCAGTGATATAGTTATCTTTGACGTGGTGACGTTCGAAATCCAAAAAATTAAGATAAGTCATTCTCCAAACCAGGATCGAAAGCTATATTTTCAATCTATCACTGTTTTTCAAGACAATTGTGTTTAA